In one Ictalurus punctatus breed USDA103 chromosome 19, Coco_2.0, whole genome shotgun sequence genomic region, the following are encoded:
- the LOC108280087 gene encoding tetraspanin-8, which translates to MAKISPCFKKIFIFFNSLFAIFGIVVFVLALLAHQFANEPNGLHGVILLYVIGSVIFIIAVLGAYGAYKESKCALIVFFTVMCLATIGMLRIAVPMAAYRQELISAVRQQFGTKEVFNKDVENALDSMQAHLQCCGLNGYEDWKDQAPESCNCVNEHGPSGKCKKITSRKSYQNFWQDHGSESRMVWSQPCGPIIIEYLDKLITIVTGVLFGLATLAILGGLMSLAMIVRVSAPETAIHLSSFPLSYQPPKYSEVVNS; encoded by the exons ATGGCGAAAATCAGTCCGTGTTTCAAGAAGATCTTCATCTTCTTCAACTCTCTTTTTGCA ATCTTTGGGATTGTTGTTTTCGTCTTGGCCTTGTTAGCGCATCAATTCGCCAATGAG CCGAATGGCCTGCACGGAGTAATCCTCCTGTATGTGATCGGTTCTGTCATTTTCATCATCGCTGTCTTGGGAGCTTATGGTGCATACAAAGAGAGCAAGTGTGCCCTGATTGTG TTTTTCACCGTGATGTGTTTGGCGACTATTGGCATGTTGCGTATCGCCGTTCCAATGGCAGCCTACCGGCAGGAG CTCATCTCAGCTGTCAGACAACAATTCGGAACTAAAGAAGTTTTCAATAAAGATGTAGAGAATGCACTCGACTCCATGCaagcacat TTGCAGTGCTGTGGACTCAATGGCTATGAGGACTGGAAAGATCAAGCTCCTGAATCATGTAACTGCGTCAATGAACATGGTCCAAGTGGCAAATGTAAGAAGATAACCTCAAGGAAGTCCTACCAG AACTTTTGGCAGGACCATGGATCAGAAAGCAGAATGGTCTGGTCACAG CCATGTGGGCCtattattattgaatatttGGACAAACTAATAACCATCGTAACGGGTGTGCTTTTCGGCCTCGCAACTCTCGCT atTCTGGGAGGTCTGATGTCTCTTGCGATGATTGTCCGTGTCTCCGCTCCTGAGACAGCAATTCATCTGTCATCTTTTCCTCTTTCATACCAGCCACCAAAATACTCAGAGGTGGTTAATTCTTAA